The following proteins are encoded in a genomic region of Oncorhynchus keta strain PuntledgeMale-10-30-2019 chromosome 8, Oket_V2, whole genome shotgun sequence:
- the LOC127931303 gene encoding uncharacterized protein LOC127931303, which translates to MGGSKLGHLISSLCPWRLQHKCVVYLWDNLHILSLLFFLSLLLSLSLLLFLSLFLSLLLSLSLLLSLSLLLFLAPPLPLSPPLPLSPPLPRFPPLPLSPPIPRSSSPSFSSSYSLSSSYSLSSSSLSSSSLSSSSLSSSSSLSSSSLSLSSSSLLLFFAPPLPLSPLPLSPPLPLSSSSYSLLLSLSLLLLLSPPLPLSPPIPRSSSPSFSSSYSLSSSYSLSSSSLSSSSLSSSSLSSSSSLSSSSLSLSSSSLLLFFAPPLPLSPLPLSPPLPLSSSSCSLLLSLSLVLLVREGDEICVCPSLDSSQEPSAEPSAESHQPRVISRAVSKVISRAFSCQSINRHAALTAYGTLSGRCKFIQGEGPSYDNTHTHTHTHTHTHTHTHTHTHTHTHTHTHTHTHTHTHTHTHTHTHTLTQKFIT; encoded by the exons ATGGGGGGCAGCAAATTGGGCCATTTGATCTCATCGCTGTGTCCATGGAGACTACAGCATAAGTGCG TTGTGTATTtgtgg GATAATTTgcatatcctctctctcctcttcttcctctctctcctcctctccctctctctcctcctcttcctctctctcttcctctctctcctcctctccctctctctcctcctctccctctctctcctcctcttcctagctcctcctctccctctctctcctcctcttcctctctctcctcctctccctcgctttcctcctctccctctctctcctccaattcctcgctcctcctctccctctttctcctcctcttactctctctcctcctcttactctctctcctcttcctctctctcctcctcctctctctcctcttcctctctctcctcctcttcctctctctcctcttcctctctctctctctcctcttcctctctcctcctcttcttcgctcctcctcttcctctctctcctcttcctctctctcctcctcttcctctctcctcctcctcttactctcttctcctttccctctctctcctcctcttactctctcctcctctccctctctctcctccaattcctcgctcctcctctccctctttctcctcctcttactctctctcctcctcttactctctctcctcttcctctctctcctcatcctctctctcctcttcctctctctcctcctcttcctctctctcctcttcctctctctctctctcctcttcctctctcctcctcttcttcgctcctcctcttcctctctctcctcttcctctctctcctcctcttcctctctcctcctcctcttgctctctcctcctctccctctctctcgtccttcTTGTAAGAGAAGGTGATGAAATTTGTGTTTGTCCGTCATTAGACAGTAGCCAAGAGCCCTCTGCTGAGCCCTCAGCCGAGAGCCATCAACCGAGAGTCATCAGCCGAGCCGTCAGCAAAGTGATCAGCCGAGCCTTCAGCTGCCAGTCTATTAACAGACACGCAGCTCTAACAGCATATGGCACTCTCTCTGGAAGATGCAAATTCATACAGGGAGAGGGTCCCAGctacgacaacacacacacacacacacacacacacacacacacacacacacacacacacacacacacacacacacacacacacacacacacacacacacacacacacacacacacacacacacacacacacacacacacacacacactcactcagaaATTCATTACCTAA